The DNA sequence CAACGCGCCGGGCAGCCCGATGACCACCATGAGGAGGATCGCGGGCCAGACCTTGAACATGATCAGCGGGTAGAGGAAGAGGGCGAGGTCCAGTACGCCGAAGGCGACGGCGCCGTACCCGGCGAGGCGCCGCGGCGAGACCCGGTGACCGAACAGGGTGGCGAGCACGCCGCCGGCGATGCCGCCGACGGCCTGCGCGGACATGATGACGCCGTACGTCTGCGCATTCCCGTGCAGCACGTCACGGACGAACGGCGCCATCAGCGTACCCATGATGGCCTCGCCGGCCCCGGTGATCACGGTAAAGAACATGATGGCCCGGAGGGCCGGGCTGACCAGCGCGATCCGCGCACCCTGCCGCCACTCGTTCAGCAGGTGGGGACGTCTCTTTGCCGCCGGGCCACCGGTGGACCGCGAACGCCGGATGACCGCCAGGACGCCCGCGGCCACGGCGAACGTCGCCGTGGCCGTGACGGACAGCAGGGCGACACCACCGACGCCGGCCAGGACCCCGCCGAGTCCGGCCCCGGCAAGTCGGGCGATGTCGCGGACCTGCCCGTTGAGTGCGTTGGCCGTGATGCGGAGTTCAGCGGGCACGAGGGTGGGTACGACGGCGGCCTCGGCAGCGGCGAAGAACGGGGCCAGGCAGCTCTGGACCGTCAGGACCAGGTAGACAATCCACAGATGCTGCCGGTCGTCGACGGCCAGTAGCGGCAGCAGACCGACCGCCAGCAGCACGTTCACGCCGATCATGGTGCGTCGGCGGTCCCAGCGGTCGACGAACACCCCGGCGACCGAGCCGAGAATGAGCTGCGGAAGCAACGAGACCACCACGGTGGCGGCGGACGCCAGGGTGGATCCGGTCAGGACGTAGATCTGGTAGGCGATCCCGGTCCGCAGGATCCAGTCGCCGGTGAAGGAGACGAAGCTGGCGGTCAGCAGGAGCCGAAGGTCGCGGTTGCCGCCCAGCAACTCCCACAGCCGGCGCATGTCACCCACCGGAGGGCGTCGCGGGCACCGGCACCACGACGAGCGTCACATCCACCGGTACGGCATCCGATGGGCGGCTCGCGGCATCGCCGAGCCGCCGGCGCTGGACGAGCGGAGTGATCAACTTCTCCCACCGCTGGCGTAGCTCGGCCGCTTCTTCGACCGTCAGGTAGACGAGGTTCTGGGAGACGCCGGTGTTGTCCCTCCAGCGCGGGTCCTGGTCGCCGCGCCGCTGCTGCCAGTCGGTCAACTGGGCGGCGACGCGATCGACCAGGAAGCGCTCCATCAGGTCGATCGACTCCCAGGTTTCCTCGGCGGCCGCACTAGGTCCGCCGTGGTCCACCGAATAGGAGGTCGCTGTCACCCGCCAGGGACGTTCTCGGTTGTCGACCGCCTCGGCCGGTTCGACGAATCCGTACTTGGCGAGTTGGCGCAGATGGTGCGAGGCCAGCGCCTGGCTGACACCCAATTGTCGGGCGGCCTCGGCCGCGGTGATGCTGCCTTCCCGACCGACCAACGCGCACAGTTTGAGCCGCAACGGGTGCGCCAGTGCACGCATGGCGAGCGGATCGTCGATGATCCGCCGATTCGGATCCGATTCCAAAGACATGCTTGGAATGTTCGCCACATCGACGCGCAATGTCAAGCAGTTGCTTGGAATACTCGCCGGCGCACCGGCGCCGGTCGACTAACGGCCGCGGAGGCCGGACGCCGGGGAGACGGCGGTCAACTGTTCCGACGTACGCCAGAGGCGGGCGGCCAAGTCCGGGTCGCCGCCGGGCCGGCGTACCGGTTCGGGGGTGGGGCCGCCCCTGCGCAACACCGGGCCGGTGCCGATGACCATGCCGGTCGGGGCGTCGGGCGCGGTCGCGGCGTAGAGCAGTGGCAGGGCCCCCTGTTCGGTGGGGCGGCCGATCACCCACGACATGGCCTTGGCCATGGTGGTGACGGCGACCGGCCCCTGGTTCACGAACGCCGTACGGGCCATCCCGGGGTGGGCGAGCAGGCTGCGGACCGGTGACCCGGCGGCGCGCAGCCGGCGGTCGAGTTCGAGGCCGAACAGGACGTTGGCCAGCTTGGTGTTGATGTAGGCGCGGCCCGGGGAGAACCGCCGCTCCCCGGTCAGGTCGTCGAACGGGATCGTGCCGAGCGGGTAGAGGCTCGAGGTGACGGTGACCACCCGCGGGTCGGGTCCGGTCAGCGCGTCGAGCAGCAGTCCGGTCAGCGCGAAGTGACCCAGGTGGTTGGTGGCGAACTGCCGCTCGTGCCCCTGCGGGCTCAACCGCCGGGGCAGGTTGCCGATCCCGGCGTTGTTGACCAGCACGTGCCCGCCGCCGTCGGCGACGATCCCGGCCGCGAACTCGCGTACGGAGTCGAGGTCGACCAGGTCGAGGTGACGTACCTCGATCCGGTCGGCGGCCGGCAGCGCGGCCCGGGCCCGCTCCCCCTTGGCGACGTCGCGCACGGCCATGACGACCCGGGCGCCGCGCCGGGCCAGCTCACCGGTCATGTGCAGGCCGAGGCCGCTGCTGGCGCCGGTGATCAGGACGGTACGTCCGGACTGGTCGGGGATGTCGGCGGCGGTCCAGCGCCGGCGGGGCGGGGTGGTGGGCGACTCGGACATGGCGGAGGACTCCCGTTCTGGCCCGGGGCCGGGCCGGCGACCGACAAAGCGGATTGACTATCCGCTTGACCGTAGCATAAACGGATAACTAATCCGCCAGTTTTGTCGGGTCCGGTAGCCTGACCCCCGTGCCCGGGTCCGACTCCCCGCCGCGCGCCGACGCGGCCCGTAACCGCGAGCGGCTGCTCCACGCCGCCCGACAGGCGCTGGCCGAGGGCGACCGGTCGCTGCAGCTCAACGACGTCGCCCGGCGGGCGGGCGTCGGCGTCGGCACCGCCTACCGCCACTTCCCCACGCCGCGGGCGCTGCTGGAGACGCTCGTGCAGGCCCAACTGGACGACGCGCTCGACCAGGCCCGGCGGGAACTGGCCGCCCCCGACCCGTGGGCCGGCCTGACCCGGCTGCTCACCACCGGGATCGCCCTGCTGGTCTCCGACCCCGGGTTCGCCGAGGTGCTGGCCGCCGGCACCGACACGCTCCCGCGCACCAGCCAGCTCAAGCAGGAGCTGTACGACGCGGTGGACCAGCTCCTGCGGCGGGTCCGTGACGTCGGCGCGCTACGGCCCGGGGTGGACGGCGACGACATCCTGCGCCTGATGTGCGGGGTCTCCTACGCGGCCCGCCTGGCCGAGGACACCGGCAGCCCCGCCGGTCCGGCGGGGCTCCCGGGGCCGGCCGGTTCCCCGACCGCGATCGGGGAGCTGGCCGGCCGGTACGCGGGCTGGCTGCTCGACGCTCTCCGCGCGCCGTAGGTTGCCGCGCGGCGGTCGGGCCGCACGGCGGAGACTCCGAAGCGTCGCCGCGGCGGCGGGCTCAGGCGATGCAGGCGCAGACGATGAGCGCGGCGCCGAAGTGCGAGGCGGCGCTGACCCGGGCCGCCGGGTGCGGCTCGGTGGCGGCGATGATCTCCCCCAGCTTGCCGGGGGTGAGCCAGTCGAGCACGAAGAAGCCCAGCGCCATGATCACGATGCCGATGGCTCCGAAGAGCAGCGTCGAGACCAGCCCCTTGGTGAACGAGTCGTAGCTGGTCAGGATCGCGGTGAAGACGATGCCGGCGATACCGAGCTGGTTGGCGGCCAGCAGCAGCGCCGCGTTGCCGCTGCGCCGTACCCAGATCAGGTCGCGCAGCCGGCCCGGGGTGAGCAGGTCGACCAGCAGGAACCCGACCGCCATCAGGCCGATGCCCACCGCGCCGTAGACCAGGCTCTGCCACGCTCCGGTGAGCAGGTCCGCGTACACCGATCCACCTCCAGCCCCGGCGTCACGCTCGGTACGGACGCGGCGTGTCCCGCACGATAGCCGACGGACGACAATCCCGCGATCTTGCAGTTGTCTCCCCCTTTCGTCCGCTATGGGAGGCGACAAGTGCAAGATCGCGGGGTGGGCCGCTAGGCTGCGCTGCCGTGAGTCGAGATGAGGCCGTACGTCCGGCGGCGCTGCGCCCCGGGGACACCGTCATGCTGGTGTCGCCGTCCGGGCCCACCCGCCCCGAACGGGTCGCCCGCGGCATCGAACTGCTGACCGGCTGGGGGCTGCGCCCCGTACTCGCCCCGAACGTGTACGCCCGCCAGGGCTATCTGGCCGGCGGCGACGAACTGCGCGCCGCCGACCTGAACGCCGCGTTCGCCGACCCGGAGGTCCGGGGCGTGCTGTGCACCCGGGGCGGGTACGGCGCCCAGCGGGTCGTCGACCTGGTCGACATGGCCGCCGTACGGGCCGATCCGAAGGTGGTCGCCGGCTTCTCCGACATCACCGCCCTGCAGTTCGCGCTGTGGCGCGGCGCCCGGCTGGCCACCGTGCACGGCCCGGGTGCGGCCTGGCTCGACGAACGCACCCCGGCGGAGTCGGCGGAGTCGCTGCGCCGGGCGCTGACGACCACCGACGAGATCGTGGTCGGCCGGATCGGGACCGAGGAGACGGCGGGCGTACGGGTCGGCGCCGCGCCCGCGACCGGGCCGCTGATCGGCGGCAACCTGTGCCTGATCGTGTCGTCGGTCGGCACCCCGGACATGCCCGACCTGACCGGCGCGATCCTGCTGGTCGAGGACGTGGAGGAGCCGCCGTACAAGGTGGACCGGATGCTGACCCACCTGCGCCGCGCCGGGGTGCTGGAGCGGGTCGCCGGGGTGGCCGTCGGCCAGTTCACCAACTGCCGCGACGGCTGGCAGGTCGACGTGGCGGACGTGCTGACCGAACGGCTCGGCGACCTCGGGGTCCCGGTGCTCGGCGGGCTGCCGATCGGGCACGGCGTCGGCCAGGTCACGGTGCCGGTCGGCGTGCCCGCGACCCTGGACCCGACCGCCGGCACCCTGACCGTCGGCCCGGCCGTCCGCTGACGGCGCCGTCACCCCGGCCCGCCGGCCGGGTCAGGCGAGGCCGTGCCGGGTCGCGTAGCCGGCCGCCTCGGTGCGGTTCCGGGCGCCGATCTTCGCGAACGCGTTGTTGATGTGGGTCTTCACGGTCGTCTCGGCGACGAACAGGGCGGCCGCGATCTCCGCGTTGGTCCGCCCTTGGGCGAGTTGGCCGAGCACCTCGGCCTCGCGCTGGGTCAGCCCGTCCGGCAGCCGGTCGCGCGCCGGCGGCTGCGCCGGCCGGTTCATCGCGGCGGCGAGCCGGGCGGAGACCACCGGGTCGAACATGGAGTGACCGGCGACCGCGGCCCGCAGCGCCATCCCGATCTCGGCCCGCCCGGCGTCCTTGGTCAGGTAGCCCCGGGCCCCGGCGGCGAGCGCACCGGCGATCGACTCCTCGTCGGCGT is a window from the Polymorphospora rubra genome containing:
- a CDS encoding MFS transporter — its product is MRRLWELLGGNRDLRLLLTASFVSFTGDWILRTGIAYQIYVLTGSTLASAATVVVSLLPQLILGSVAGVFVDRWDRRRTMIGVNVLLAVGLLPLLAVDDRQHLWIVYLVLTVQSCLAPFFAAAEAAVVPTLVPAELRITANALNGQVRDIARLAGAGLGGVLAGVGGVALLSVTATATFAVAAGVLAVIRRSRSTGGPAAKRRPHLLNEWRQGARIALVSPALRAIMFFTVITGAGEAIMGTLMAPFVRDVLHGNAQTYGVIMSAQAVGGIAGGVLATLFGHRVSPRRLAGYGAVAFGVLDLALFLYPLIMFKVWPAILLMVVIGLPGALTIAGLMTVFQDVTDDGHRGRVFGAMIALEAAAMMVGGALAGTLGGRIGIVPILAMQGVGYVVAGLLVLLMLPRRRPEPVAGSERAYR
- a CDS encoding helix-turn-helix domain-containing protein, whose translation is MTLRVDVANIPSMSLESDPNRRIIDDPLAMRALAHPLRLKLCALVGREGSITAAEAARQLGVSQALASHHLRQLAKYGFVEPAEAVDNRERPWRVTATSYSVDHGGPSAAAEETWESIDLMERFLVDRVAAQLTDWQQRRGDQDPRWRDNTGVSQNLVYLTVEEAAELRQRWEKLITPLVQRRRLGDAASRPSDAVPVDVTLVVVPVPATPSGG
- a CDS encoding SDR family NAD(P)-dependent oxidoreductase — its product is MSESPTTPPRRRWTAADIPDQSGRTVLITGASSGLGLHMTGELARRGARVVMAVRDVAKGERARAALPAADRIEVRHLDLVDLDSVREFAAGIVADGGGHVLVNNAGIGNLPRRLSPQGHERQFATNHLGHFALTGLLLDALTGPDPRVVTVTSSLYPLGTIPFDDLTGERRFSPGRAYINTKLANVLFGLELDRRLRAAGSPVRSLLAHPGMARTAFVNQGPVAVTTMAKAMSWVIGRPTEQGALPLLYAATAPDAPTGMVIGTGPVLRRGGPTPEPVRRPGGDPDLAARLWRTSEQLTAVSPASGLRGR
- a CDS encoding TetR/AcrR family transcriptional regulator codes for the protein MPGSDSPPRADAARNRERLLHAARQALAEGDRSLQLNDVARRAGVGVGTAYRHFPTPRALLETLVQAQLDDALDQARRELAAPDPWAGLTRLLTTGIALLVSDPGFAEVLAAGTDTLPRTSQLKQELYDAVDQLLRRVRDVGALRPGVDGDDILRLMCGVSYAARLAEDTGSPAGPAGLPGPAGSPTAIGELAGRYAGWLLDALRAP
- a CDS encoding DUF350 domain-containing protein produces the protein MYADLLTGAWQSLVYGAVGIGLMAVGFLLVDLLTPGRLRDLIWVRRSGNAALLLAANQLGIAGIVFTAILTSYDSFTKGLVSTLLFGAIGIVIMALGFFVLDWLTPGKLGEIIAATEPHPAARVSAASHFGAALIVCACIA
- a CDS encoding S66 peptidase family protein yields the protein MLVSPSGPTRPERVARGIELLTGWGLRPVLAPNVYARQGYLAGGDELRAADLNAAFADPEVRGVLCTRGGYGAQRVVDLVDMAAVRADPKVVAGFSDITALQFALWRGARLATVHGPGAAWLDERTPAESAESLRRALTTTDEIVVGRIGTEETAGVRVGAAPATGPLIGGNLCLIVSSVGTPDMPDLTGAILLVEDVEEPPYKVDRMLTHLRRAGVLERVAGVAVGQFTNCRDGWQVDVADVLTERLGDLGVPVLGGLPIGHGVGQVTVPVGVPATLDPTAGTLTVGPAVR
- a CDS encoding response regulator, producing MSDEPLRVLVVDDQQLVREGLTALLELTDGVTVVGAAGDGARALDLIAERRPDVVLMDLRMPVLDGIAATAQVRDRFPDVAVVVLTTYADEESIAGALAAGARGYLTKDAGRAEIGMALRAAVAGHSMFDPVVSARLAAAMNRPAQPPARDRLPDGLTQREAEVLGQLAQGRTNAEIAAALFVAETTVKTHINNAFAKIGARNRTEAAGYATRHGLA